A single Dunckerocampus dactyliophorus isolate RoL2022-P2 chromosome 2, RoL_Ddac_1.1, whole genome shotgun sequence DNA region contains:
- the LOC129177462 gene encoding transmembrane protein 69-like isoform X1 — MTYMHTRLMKDIFFRSEMFGLALYRHLISRRPMWRCPQQMAQASKFTTNAQLASSVDSVLIPPKVASSNRLLCIRPATWAGSRLCHSDTRDTKGFSLRTITQAPKPAMFLGFSGLIPFVAAPLAMVTTQSFYPEVAYAQLMYGASIVSFLGGARWGFAIPAGSPAQPDWMNLGNSVVPSLLAWLALLCRDNFVEGSLVVIMGLGLSLHYDLTLLPGYPAWFKAMRTVLTLVATFSLVATLMLKKFCREKKLRSST; from the exons ATGACATATATGCACACGCGTCTAATGAAAGATATCTTTTTTAGATCGGAAATGTTTGGACTTGCACTTTACAGACATCTCATTTCTAGG CGTCCAATGTGGAGATGCCCTCAACAGATGGCCCAAGCATCGAAGTTTACAACAAATGCTCAGCTAGCCTCCAGCGTCGACTCAGTGTTGATTCCACCCAAAGTGGCTTCCAGCAACAGGCTGTTGTGCATCAGACCTGCCACCTGGGCTGGTTCACGTCTCTGCCATTCAGACACAAGAGACACCAAGGGTTTCAGTTTGAGGACCATCACGCAGGCTCCTAAACCAGCTATGTTTCTTGGTTTCTCTGGGCTCATACCATTTGTGGCTGCCCCTCTCGCCATGGTGACAACTCAGTCCTTCTACCCTGAAGTGGCCTACGCCCAACTGATGTACGGAGCTTCTATCGTCTCCTTCCTTGGGGGTGCTCGCTGGGGGTTTGCCATCCCAGCCGGAAGTCCTGCTCAACCGGACTGGATGAACTTGGGCAACAGTGTGGTTCCGTCACTCTTAGCCTGGCTGGCACTGCTCTGCAGGGACAATTTTGTAGAGGGGTCCCTGGTAGTTATAATGGGATTAGGTCTGTCTCTACACTATGACCTAACACTGCTACCCGGCTACCCTGCATGGTTCAAAGCCATGAGAACTGTCCTCACACTGGTTGCCACCTTCTCGCTGGTGGCAACGCTGATGCTTAAGAAGTTCTGCAGAGAGAAGAAGCTCAGAAGTTCAACATGA
- the LOC129177462 gene encoding transmembrane protein 69-like isoform X2, producing the protein MFGLALYRHLISRRPMWRCPQQMAQASKFTTNAQLASSVDSVLIPPKVASSNRLLCIRPATWAGSRLCHSDTRDTKGFSLRTITQAPKPAMFLGFSGLIPFVAAPLAMVTTQSFYPEVAYAQLMYGASIVSFLGGARWGFAIPAGSPAQPDWMNLGNSVVPSLLAWLALLCRDNFVEGSLVVIMGLGLSLHYDLTLLPGYPAWFKAMRTVLTLVATFSLVATLMLKKFCREKKLRSST; encoded by the exons ATGTTTGGACTTGCACTTTACAGACATCTCATTTCTAGG CGTCCAATGTGGAGATGCCCTCAACAGATGGCCCAAGCATCGAAGTTTACAACAAATGCTCAGCTAGCCTCCAGCGTCGACTCAGTGTTGATTCCACCCAAAGTGGCTTCCAGCAACAGGCTGTTGTGCATCAGACCTGCCACCTGGGCTGGTTCACGTCTCTGCCATTCAGACACAAGAGACACCAAGGGTTTCAGTTTGAGGACCATCACGCAGGCTCCTAAACCAGCTATGTTTCTTGGTTTCTCTGGGCTCATACCATTTGTGGCTGCCCCTCTCGCCATGGTGACAACTCAGTCCTTCTACCCTGAAGTGGCCTACGCCCAACTGATGTACGGAGCTTCTATCGTCTCCTTCCTTGGGGGTGCTCGCTGGGGGTTTGCCATCCCAGCCGGAAGTCCTGCTCAACCGGACTGGATGAACTTGGGCAACAGTGTGGTTCCGTCACTCTTAGCCTGGCTGGCACTGCTCTGCAGGGACAATTTTGTAGAGGGGTCCCTGGTAGTTATAATGGGATTAGGTCTGTCTCTACACTATGACCTAACACTGCTACCCGGCTACCCTGCATGGTTCAAAGCCATGAGAACTGTCCTCACACTGGTTGCCACCTTCTCGCTGGTGGCAACGCTGATGCTTAAGAAGTTCTGCAGAGAGAAGAAGCTCAGAAGTTCAACATGA